One part of the Halopenitus persicus genome encodes these proteins:
- a CDS encoding sensor histidine kinase — protein sequence MELSSGTVGLGYLAMGTALLFLLREPLRHPDTPGSRGFALAVLGIALWPIGLGNEYLVANPDLSVAAWNVRLLAASLIAVGWLLLAVESTTGWWPSRRALGPFVAYVGLGQAVAWSNSYHHLVLTPQTTVQGTVLVASYGTGFWILSGLNYLLVLTGTVLLAGEWLRSRGLRQRQAAILTLAVVPPIIANLLTLFGAVPTVYDLTPVGLAGSGLFLLQALYRMDLLTVVPVAREVAMAEMDDAVVTVDDERRVLDYNATADRLFAGDDVHVGMPASKFFTSIPPAVHDRILQATTRMDSSTADDGTAPTDGGTDTAAPTDGGTDTAAPTDGGTDDMEIAVPMDDEVRHFSVSASAVQRSIDSTAWVVVLRDITPIKRREHELEEREEELELLRQILSRVLRHNIRNKLTTIRGNADLLADDLTDASGSLDADLSTDAAVLTRIDAIREASEELLGNSENAREIERIIDQRGRTVSYDLADVIERVVETIRRDHPDVTVHVDHEGPETVAGGPGLETALRCLVENAAVHNDAPNPTVWVSVQDAGTETVISVADDGPGIPDHEITVLDTNEETPLSHGSGVGLWLVTWAADSVGARLSIDTTTESASPTGDGGLEATASVGPEPADADPGGAAGTPANGGVETVPSVPAEATTIVSLHL from the coding sequence ATGGAGCTCTCGTCGGGGACCGTGGGGCTCGGCTACCTCGCGATGGGGACGGCGCTGCTGTTCCTGCTGCGGGAGCCCCTCCGCCACCCCGACACGCCGGGCAGCCGAGGGTTCGCGCTCGCGGTCCTCGGGATCGCGCTGTGGCCGATCGGCCTCGGCAACGAGTACCTCGTCGCCAACCCCGACCTCTCGGTGGCCGCCTGGAACGTCCGGCTGCTCGCCGCGTCGCTGATCGCGGTCGGCTGGCTGCTGTTGGCCGTCGAATCGACGACGGGCTGGTGGCCGTCCAGACGTGCGCTCGGCCCCTTCGTGGCGTACGTCGGACTCGGCCAGGCGGTCGCGTGGTCGAACTCCTATCACCACCTCGTTTTGACCCCTCAAACGACCGTTCAGGGGACGGTGCTCGTCGCGTCCTACGGCACGGGGTTTTGGATACTGTCCGGATTGAACTACCTGCTCGTCCTGACCGGCACGGTTCTGCTGGCCGGCGAGTGGCTCCGGTCGCGCGGGCTGCGGCAGCGACAGGCAGCGATCCTGACGCTGGCGGTCGTCCCGCCGATCATCGCCAACCTTCTGACCCTGTTCGGCGCGGTGCCCACCGTCTACGACCTCACGCCCGTCGGCCTCGCGGGCAGCGGACTGTTCCTGTTGCAGGCGCTCTACCGGATGGACCTGCTCACGGTCGTTCCCGTCGCACGGGAGGTGGCGATGGCGGAGATGGACGACGCCGTCGTGACGGTCGACGACGAACGCCGCGTGCTCGATTACAACGCGACGGCCGACCGCCTGTTCGCCGGCGACGACGTCCACGTCGGAATGCCCGCCTCGAAGTTCTTCACGTCGATCCCCCCGGCGGTGCACGACCGCATCCTGCAGGCGACGACGCGGATGGATTCGAGCACGGCGGACGACGGAACTGCTCCGACCGACGGCGGAACCGACACAGCCGCTCCGACCGACGGCGGAACCGACACAGCCGCTCCGACCGACGGCGGAACCGACGATATGGAGATCGCCGTCCCGATGGACGATGAGGTCCGCCACTTCTCGGTGTCGGCCTCGGCGGTCCAGCGGTCGATCGACTCCACGGCGTGGGTGGTCGTGCTGCGCGACATCACGCCGATCAAGCGGCGGGAACACGAACTTGAGGAGCGCGAGGAGGAGCTCGAGCTACTCCGGCAGATCCTCTCGCGCGTGCTCCGACACAACATCCGGAACAAGCTCACCACGATCCGCGGGAACGCCGACCTCCTCGCCGACGATCTCACGGACGCGAGCGGGAGCCTGGACGCCGATCTGAGCACCGATGCGGCGGTGCTCACGCGTATCGACGCGATCCGTGAAGCCAGCGAGGAACTGCTCGGCAACAGCGAAAACGCGCGCGAGATCGAACGCATCATCGACCAGCGCGGTCGGACGGTCAGCTACGACCTGGCGGACGTGATCGAGCGCGTGGTCGAGACGATCCGCCGGGACCACCCCGACGTCACGGTCCACGTCGATCACGAGGGCCCCGAGACGGTGGCGGGCGGTCCGGGACTGGAGACCGCGCTCCGGTGTCTCGTCGAGAACGCCGCGGTCCACAACGACGCGCCGAACCCGACCGTCTGGGTGTCGGTCCAAGACGCGGGGACGGAGACGGTGATCTCGGTGGCCGACGACGGCCCCGGGATCCCGGACCACGAGATCACCGTCCTCGATACGAACGAGGAGACGCCGCTGTCCCACGGCAGCGGCGTCGGGCTTTGGCTCGTCACGTGGGCCGCCGACTCCGTCGGCGCGCGGCTGTCGATCGACACGACGACCGAATCGGCCTCACCGACTGGCGACGGTGGCCTCGAGGCCACCGCGAGCGTCGGCCCCGAACCGGCCGACGCTGACCCGGGCGGGGCCGCCGGCACGCCCGCAAACGGCGGCGTCGAAACCGTCCCCTCGGTGCCGGCGGAGGCGACGACGATCGTCTCCCTGCATCTCTAG
- a CDS encoding PHP domain-containing protein has translation MLSVELHTHSERSHDGRDPVDLLLEQAAAVGLDAIAVTDHDAIDASIEAAERAADHGLVGIVGMEVTCAAGHVLAFGVEDLVPSGLPYDETLDRIHDQGGIAVVPHPFQKSRHGVAAHIDDEQLASADAIEVYNSRLLTGRANRKAERFALHRDLPMTAGSDAHVSEMVGQAVTEVDADEPSAAGILEAIAAGRTSVIGRRTPWHVSFRQAAGGAKRRVLRRLDDLR, from the coding sequence GTGCTTTCGGTCGAGCTGCATACCCACTCGGAACGCTCCCACGACGGCCGCGACCCGGTCGACCTGCTGTTGGAGCAGGCGGCCGCGGTCGGGCTCGACGCCATCGCGGTCACCGACCACGACGCGATCGACGCGTCGATCGAGGCCGCCGAGCGCGCGGCCGACCACGGCCTCGTCGGGATCGTCGGGATGGAGGTGACGTGTGCGGCCGGCCACGTGCTCGCGTTCGGCGTCGAGGACCTGGTACCCTCGGGGCTTCCCTACGACGAGACCCTCGATCGGATCCACGACCAGGGCGGGATCGCGGTCGTCCCCCATCCGTTCCAGAAGAGCCGCCACGGCGTCGCGGCCCACATCGACGACGAGCAGCTCGCGAGCGCGGACGCGATCGAGGTGTACAACTCCCGGCTGCTGACCGGACGGGCGAACCGCAAGGCCGAGCGCTTCGCGCTCCACCGCGACCTCCCGATGACCGCCGGCAGCGACGCCCACGTCTCCGAAATGGTCGGACAGGCGGTCACCGAGGTCGACGCCGACGAGCCGTCAGCCGCGGGGATCCTCGAGGCGATCGCCGCCGGACGAACGAGCGTCATCGGCCGCCGGACTCCCTGGCACGTCTCCTTCCGACAGGCGGCCGGCGGCGCGAAGCGTCGGGTCCTCCGGCGGCTGGACGATCTGCGATGA
- a CDS encoding polyprenyl synthetase family protein, translating into MTVPSTDLLHACDRRLDRALTARLEGREPAVLYDAVRERLRESVITGSGTLLLATAATVPDESSEATLADGADATSRETTMPDATMVESIPGPDRALDAAVAITLVETGARIHARLLEAPTPFVPRDGGCEPAQEGAAADRDREATVDPGMETLLAGDVCYAAAFTQLADAASDAEPTDSTGVTEPANPSEPANPSEPANPSEPADSVGSFVPSSPGEAVGRYALIAETMTAVSEGLTIAAGSDHAALETAEEMAHRTLGSLYEVAMALGGSVGGRDERTDALRECGRHLGTAVGMARLGPDATAPIDAIAPLIADADPAAVRRRVRHHERTAVEAAAEAADDSLPNGSEVNVRSEATSPPTMDETAADAAPGSGGPPRTAGPLASLVRAVIDRSV; encoded by the coding sequence ATGACGGTCCCGTCGACTGACCTCCTCCACGCCTGCGACCGCCGGCTCGACCGCGCGCTCACGGCCCGGCTCGAGGGACGCGAGCCGGCAGTCCTGTATGACGCCGTTCGTGAACGACTTCGGGAGTCGGTCATCACCGGATCGGGGACGCTCTTGCTCGCGACGGCGGCGACGGTACCGGACGAGTCGAGCGAAGCGACGCTCGCCGACGGTGCCGACGCGACGTCCCGCGAGACGACGATGCCCGACGCGACGATGGTCGAGTCGATCCCGGGGCCCGACCGCGCCCTCGACGCCGCGGTGGCGATCACGCTCGTGGAAACCGGAGCACGGATCCACGCTCGGTTGCTCGAGGCACCGACGCCGTTCGTGCCGCGGGACGGGGGCTGCGAGCCTGCCCAAGAGGGCGCCGCTGCCGATCGGGACCGCGAGGCGACGGTCGATCCGGGAATGGAAACCCTGCTTGCCGGCGACGTCTGTTACGCCGCGGCGTTCACCCAACTCGCCGACGCCGCGAGCGACGCCGAGCCGACCGACTCGACCGGAGTGACCGAACCAGCCAACCCGAGCGAACCAGCCAACCCGAGCGAACCAGCCAACCCGAGCGAACCAGCCGACTCGGTCGGTTCGTTCGTGCCGTCCTCGCCGGGCGAGGCGGTCGGTCGATACGCCCTGATCGCGGAAACGATGACCGCGGTGAGCGAAGGGTTGACGATCGCCGCCGGGAGCGACCACGCAGCGCTCGAAACGGCCGAGGAGATGGCCCACCGGACACTCGGCAGTCTCTACGAAGTTGCGATGGCGCTCGGCGGGTCCGTCGGCGGACGCGACGAGCGAACCGACGCACTCCGGGAGTGCGGCCGACATCTCGGAACCGCGGTCGGAATGGCACGGCTCGGGCCGGACGCCACGGCGCCGATCGACGCCATCGCGCCCCTGATCGCCGACGCCGATCCGGCGGCGGTCCGGCGCCGGGTTCGTCATCACGAACGGACGGCCGTCGAGGCGGCGGCGGAGGCGGCGGACGATTCGCTCCCGAACGGGTCGGAGGTGAACGTCCGGTCGGAGGCGACGTCGCCGCCGACGATGGATGAAACGGCGGCCGACGCGGCTCCCGGTTCGGGTGGACCGCCCCGGACGGCCGGTCCGCTCGCGTCGCTCGTTCGTGCCGTGATCGACCGGTCGGTCTGA
- a CDS encoding DUF5800 family protein, whose translation MSTILSIEDDGVDVVYQGTEFRLDRELIEEATEKDYPDVTDHEILQIVESDPDLSGEPRRVGDVLAGA comes from the coding sequence ATGAGCACCATCCTCTCCATCGAGGACGACGGCGTCGACGTCGTGTATCAGGGGACCGAGTTTCGTTTGGACCGCGAGCTGATCGAGGAGGCGACCGAGAAGGACTACCCGGACGTCACCGACCACGAGATCCTCCAGATCGTCGAGTCCGACCCCGACCTCTCGGGGGAGCCGCGACGGGTCGGGGACGTGCTCGCGGGAGCCTGA
- a CDS encoding transcription initiation factor IIB produces the protein MSQTRFSAHRRTTDTNRETTDDRRSGTRSGAAESTTEDEQAHEHESTTTCPECGSTLRNEGAETVCSSCGLVVDADEIDRGPEWRAFDASEKDSKSRVGAPTTKMMHDDGLSTNIGWQDKDAYGNSLSSSQRQKMQRLRTWNERFRTRDSKERNLKQALGEIDRMASALGLPENVRETASVIYRQALDNDMLPGRSIEGIATASLQAAARMEQVPRSIDEIAAVSRVDAEEFKRAYRYINRELKLEIQPADPVEYLPRFASDLEVPDETEQFARQLLEQGKRQNVHSGKSPVGLAAAAIYAAGKLTNVDLTQSEVSDVTGMSEVTIRNRYQELLEAEEARFPGFSEGDADAVA, from the coding sequence ATGAGTCAGACACGCTTCAGCGCCCACCGGCGCACGACCGACACGAACCGGGAGACGACCGACGACCGACGGTCCGGAACGCGATCCGGCGCCGCCGAATCGACGACGGAGGACGAGCAGGCACACGAACACGAGTCGACGACGACCTGTCCGGAGTGCGGGAGCACGCTCCGCAACGAGGGCGCCGAAACGGTCTGTTCGAGCTGCGGGCTCGTCGTCGACGCCGACGAGATCGACCGCGGGCCGGAGTGGCGCGCGTTCGACGCCAGCGAGAAGGACTCGAAGTCCCGCGTGGGCGCCCCCACGACGAAGATGATGCACGACGACGGCCTCTCGACGAACATCGGGTGGCAGGACAAGGACGCCTACGGCAACTCGCTCTCCTCGAGCCAGCGCCAGAAGATGCAGCGGCTCCGGACGTGGAACGAGCGCTTCCGCACCCGCGACTCCAAGGAGCGGAACCTCAAGCAGGCGCTCGGCGAGATCGACCGGATGGCCTCCGCGCTCGGCCTCCCCGAGAACGTCCGCGAGACCGCCTCCGTCATCTACCGACAGGCGCTCGACAACGACATGCTTCCGGGCCGCTCGATCGAGGGGATCGCGACCGCGAGCCTCCAGGCGGCCGCCCGGATGGAGCAGGTGCCCCGGTCGATCGACGAGATCGCGGCCGTCAGCCGGGTCGACGCCGAGGAGTTCAAGCGCGCCTACCGGTACATCAACCGCGAGCTGAAGCTGGAGATCCAGCCGGCCGATCCGGTCGAGTACCTCCCGCGGTTCGCCAGCGACCTCGAGGTCCCCGACGAGACCGAGCAGTTCGCCCGCCAGCTGCTCGAGCAGGGGAAACGGCAGAACGTCCACAGCGGCAAGTCGCCGGTCGGCCTCGCGGCCGCCGCGATCTACGCCGCCGGCAAGCTCACCAACGTCGATCTCACCCAGAGCGAGGTCAGCGACGTGACCGGAATGAGCGAGGTCACGATCCGGAACCGCTACCAGGAGCTGCTCGAGGCCGAGGAGGCCCGGTTCCCCGGTTTCTCCGAGGGCGACGCCGACGCGGTCGCCTGA
- a CDS encoding amidohydrolase codes for MNETDFEAYRTFRRDLHRHPEPAWCEYYTTDRIVAALRDREPDELYVGREALAGDARTGVPDAETLDMWTDRARQAGVDPDVLERTADGHTGCIAVFERGDGPTVGLRVDIDALPVTEADDPDHDPAAGGYRSAHEGYMHACGHDAHATIGIGVIDAVLAGGFAGTLVVVFQPSEERIGGGRPIAESGHLDDVDYLLAVHVGLDHPSGEVVSGIDGFLAVRHFRADFEGRPAHAGANPEQGRNAVQAMATAVENLYAIPRHADGKTRVNAGVVGGGTATNVIPEEAFIEGEVRGGTTELADYMFHKAERVLRAAAETHGCSVAIESTGGAPSATSDAALAAVVGEAASGVDGVETVSDRDDLGGSEDATYLMERVQDRGGLACYVCVGTDHPGGHHTSTFDVDDDDVRIAIDVLADTIERIGEAPPSR; via the coding sequence ATGAACGAGACCGACTTCGAGGCGTACCGGACCTTCCGCCGCGACCTCCATCGCCATCCCGAACCGGCGTGGTGCGAGTACTACACGACCGACCGGATCGTCGCCGCGCTCCGGGACCGTGAACCGGACGAATTGTACGTCGGTCGCGAGGCGCTCGCGGGCGACGCGCGCACCGGCGTTCCCGATGCGGAGACCCTGGATATGTGGACCGACCGCGCCCGTCAGGCCGGCGTCGACCCCGACGTCCTCGAACGGACGGCCGACGGCCACACCGGCTGTATCGCCGTCTTCGAGCGCGGCGACGGGCCCACGGTTGGCCTCCGCGTGGACATCGACGCGCTGCCGGTGACCGAGGCCGACGACCCCGACCACGATCCGGCCGCGGGCGGCTACCGCTCGGCACACGAGGGGTACATGCACGCCTGCGGTCACGACGCCCACGCGACGATCGGGATCGGCGTGATCGACGCCGTCCTCGCCGGCGGGTTCGCGGGGACGCTCGTCGTCGTCTTCCAGCCCAGCGAGGAGCGGATCGGCGGCGGCCGGCCGATCGCTGAGTCCGGTCACCTCGACGACGTCGACTACCTGCTGGCGGTCCACGTCGGCCTCGACCATCCATCCGGCGAGGTCGTCAGCGGGATCGACGGATTCCTGGCGGTGCGGCACTTCCGGGCCGACTTCGAGGGTCGACCGGCCCACGCGGGAGCGAACCCCGAACAGGGGCGGAACGCGGTGCAGGCTATGGCCACCGCCGTCGAGAACCTCTACGCGATCCCCAGACACGCCGACGGCAAGACGCGGGTCAACGCCGGGGTCGTCGGGGGCGGAACCGCCACGAACGTCATCCCCGAGGAGGCGTTCATCGAGGGGGAGGTCCGCGGCGGCACCACCGAGCTCGCCGACTACATGTTCCACAAGGCCGAGCGCGTCCTGCGCGCGGCCGCGGAGACCCACGGCTGCTCGGTCGCCATCGAGTCCACCGGGGGTGCCCCCAGCGCGACCAGCGACGCCGCGCTGGCGGCCGTCGTCGGCGAGGCGGCCAGCGGCGTCGACGGCGTCGAGACGGTCAGCGACCGGGACGACCTCGGGGGCAGCGAGGATGCGACCTACCTGATGGAGCGCGTCCAGGACCGCGGCGGGCTCGCCTGTTACGTCTGCGTCGGCACCGACCATCCCGGCGGACACCACACGTCCACGTTCGACGTCGACGACGACGACGTTCGGATCGCCATCGACGTCCTCGCGGACACGATCGAACGCATCGGCGAGGCGCCGCCGAGTCGGTGA
- a CDS encoding asparagine synthase C-terminal domain-containing protein: MTADGDSTGEDDPVPEDDWIVDADPVVDEGAFARDRRHGATPERVRLAIRESDPLPGGTGFGGYVDLADGTPALVRDVLGRVPVFVEATAADPTADEAWAFDRRRLEEPRSVPAGTVLTAADERRVWTLPDSRADAAAAAQAGVDEAIRESIAAVDDAVAADGNNATVAADGNNATVAADGHDTDAESDSGGDVAVAFSGGVDSGIVAAGAPEAPCYVAGFEGCHDVAAARTAAAAMDRELREVRIDHDDLRAAIPTVAAATGRTNPMDLAIAVPLYCTARAAAADGHDRLLLGQGADELFGGYSKVVEPADDHRVDAGTVRGARDETMRTLPAQIERDVGAVRTAGIEPVTPLLADRVVAAALRLPGSLLATPDERKIALRRAAEGLVPESVRTAEKKAVQYGTYVSRELDRLARQAGFKRRMDDHVERYVESVLLDSPPPEPVADE, encoded by the coding sequence ATGACGGCCGACGGCGACTCGACCGGCGAGGACGACCCGGTTCCCGAGGATGACTGGATCGTCGATGCTGATCCGGTGGTCGACGAGGGCGCGTTCGCGCGTGACCGCCGACACGGTGCGACTCCCGAGCGAGTTCGGCTGGCGATTCGCGAATCCGACCCCCTCCCCGGCGGCACTGGCTTCGGCGGGTACGTCGACCTGGCGGACGGGACGCCGGCGCTCGTCCGGGACGTCCTCGGCCGGGTTCCGGTCTTCGTCGAGGCGACTGCGGCCGACCCGACGGCGGACGAGGCGTGGGCGTTCGACCGCCGGCGGCTCGAGGAGCCGCGGTCCGTGCCGGCCGGGACCGTTCTGACGGCCGCGGACGAGCGCCGCGTCTGGACGCTCCCGGACTCGCGGGCCGACGCAGCCGCGGCTGCGCAGGCAGGCGTCGACGAGGCGATCCGCGAGTCGATCGCCGCCGTCGATGACGCCGTTGCTGCCGACGGCAATAACGCCACCGTTGCTGCCGACGGCAATAACGCCACCGTTGCTGCGGACGGTCACGACACCGACGCCGAATCCGATTCCGGCGGCGACGTCGCGGTCGCCTTTTCCGGCGGCGTCGACTCGGGGATCGTCGCCGCGGGCGCGCCCGAGGCGCCCTGTTACGTCGCCGGATTCGAGGGGTGTCACGACGTCGCGGCCGCCCGCACCGCCGCGGCGGCGATGGACCGCGAGCTGCGCGAGGTTCGGATCGACCACGACGACCTCCGGGCGGCGATCCCTACGGTCGCCGCGGCCACCGGGCGGACGAACCCGATGGATCTCGCGATCGCGGTTCCGCTGTACTGCACCGCGCGCGCGGCCGCGGCGGACGGCCACGATCGACTCCTGCTCGGACAGGGTGCCGACGAGCTGTTCGGCGGGTACAGCAAGGTCGTCGAACCGGCCGACGACCACCGGGTCGACGCGGGGACGGTGCGGGGCGCGCGCGACGAGACGATGCGGACGCTGCCGGCGCAGATCGAACGCGACGTCGGGGCGGTCCGAACCGCCGGGATCGAGCCCGTGACGCCGCTGCTCGCGGACCGCGTGGTGGCGGCCGCGCTGCGGCTTCCGGGATCGTTGCTTGCCACGCCCGATGAGCGGAAGATCGCGCTGCGGCGCGCCGCCGAGGGGCTGGTCCCCGAATCGGTCCGGACCGCGGAGAAGAAGGCGGTGCAGTACGGCACCTACGTCTCTCGGGAGCTCGACCGGCTCGCCCGGCAGGCGGGATTCAAACGACGGATGGACGACCACGTCGAGCGATACGTCGAGTCGGTGCTCCTGGATTCGCCCCCTCCGGAACCGGTCGCCGACGAGTGA
- a CDS encoding redox-regulated ATPase YchF has translation MITVALAGKPNAGKSTLYTAATMADVDVANYPFTTIDANRGVTHVRTECPCLDRDERCGAENCRDGKRYVPVELLDVAGLVPGAHEGKGLGNQFLDELTNADVILNVVDASGGTDAEGEPVPVGSHDPLEDVDFIEREMDLWLAGIIDRNWESVERKSRSPDFDLEEALTDLLTGFGATAADVTAVLRSIEYPDDPFKWADEDRERLAEVLRRRTKPIVVVANKADVAPQENVDRLRKETDQPVVFAAADGELGLRRAAEAGVVAYDPGDPDFEIVDDADVSTDQREGLEGIRDVMDAFGGTGVQTALNAAVYDRLDRFTAYPVQDAAKWTDARGNVLPDAFLLRAGATPKDLAYAVHSDIGEGYLHAIDARSSRRIGEDHELSEGDVIKIVSTAGP, from the coding sequence ATGATCACGGTCGCGCTCGCGGGGAAACCGAACGCGGGGAAGTCGACCCTGTATACGGCCGCGACGATGGCCGACGTCGACGTCGCGAACTACCCGTTCACGACCATCGACGCCAACCGGGGAGTCACACACGTCCGCACGGAGTGTCCGTGTCTGGACCGGGACGAGCGGTGCGGGGCGGAGAACTGCCGCGACGGGAAGCGGTACGTTCCGGTCGAACTCCTCGACGTGGCCGGGCTCGTCCCCGGCGCCCACGAGGGGAAGGGGCTTGGCAACCAGTTCCTCGACGAGCTGACGAACGCGGACGTCATCCTCAACGTCGTCGACGCCTCCGGCGGCACCGACGCGGAGGGCGAGCCGGTCCCGGTCGGGAGTCACGACCCCCTCGAGGACGTCGACTTCATCGAACGCGAGATGGACCTCTGGCTCGCGGGAATCATCGACCGCAACTGGGAGAGCGTCGAGCGGAAGTCCCGGTCGCCCGACTTCGACCTCGAGGAGGCGCTGACGGACCTGCTCACGGGGTTCGGCGCGACCGCGGCGGACGTGACGGCGGTCCTCCGGTCGATCGAGTATCCGGACGACCCATTTAAATGGGCCGACGAGGACCGCGAGCGGCTGGCCGAGGTCCTCCGGCGGCGGACCAAGCCCATCGTCGTGGTCGCCAACAAGGCCGACGTGGCACCCCAGGAGAACGTCGACCGGCTTCGGAAGGAGACCGATCAGCCGGTGGTGTTCGCGGCCGCCGACGGCGAACTGGGCCTTCGCCGGGCCGCCGAGGCCGGCGTCGTCGCGTACGACCCGGGCGATCCGGATTTCGAGATCGTCGACGACGCCGACGTCTCCACGGACCAGCGCGAGGGGCTCGAGGGGATCCGTGACGTGATGGACGCGTTCGGGGGGACCGGCGTCCAGACGGCCCTGAACGCGGCGGTGTACGACCGGCTCGACCGGTTCACCGCCTACCCCGTCCAGGACGCCGCCAAGTGGACCGACGCCCGCGGAAACGTCCTGCCCGACGCGTTCCTGCTCCGGGCGGGCGCGACCCCGAAGGACCTCGCGTACGCCGTTCACTCCGACATCGGCGAGGGCTACCTCCACGCGATCGACGCGCGCTCGAGCCGCCGGATCGGCGAGGACCACGAACTGTCGGAGGGCGACGTGATCAAGATCGTCTCGACGGCCGGACCGTGA
- a CDS encoding geranylgeranyl reductase family protein, whose product MTTHEYDVVVAGAGTAGCYAATTIAEAGLDVAIVERKDETEAGHIACGDALKGADAFPEAIPKSRIEPAFTNTGVDHGRFEIPQENTVLEIPVPGELAVIDRWEYGRRLIEAADDAGVEFHYDTVIGDVLQDEDGRVTGLRGKRRGDAIDFAADVVIDGAGSLSLLQDKADFSGTTFDTNVRYSQFCSAYREIVEVPEPVEWDDALVFKPTERAAGYLWYFPRTDTEINAGLGFQMNEEPMKLVESLKRDLRNRPEFAGATVTDKLGAALPTRRPYDSAVAPGYMAVGDAAGHVNPTTGGGIAGAAYAGKYAGEQAVEAIGDGDVSEDALWRYNERVMDHFGGRYAGLDVYNILSTAVDIDDLMGLLAALPGENLAEALYEGSTSMSFGLKLKCAIKSFGYWGTIWNFYETKQLADELLDHYGEYPGSPAAMGSWTTDRDRILDRIYETTGAEAKY is encoded by the coding sequence ATGACCACCCACGAGTACGACGTCGTCGTCGCGGGGGCCGGGACGGCCGGCTGTTATGCCGCGACGACGATCGCCGAGGCGGGCCTCGACGTCGCCATCGTCGAGCGGAAGGACGAGACCGAGGCCGGCCACATCGCCTGCGGCGACGCGCTGAAGGGGGCCGACGCGTTCCCCGAGGCGATCCCCAAATCCCGGATCGAGCCCGCGTTCACGAACACGGGCGTCGACCACGGCCGCTTCGAGATCCCCCAGGAGAACACGGTCCTCGAGATCCCCGTCCCGGGCGAGCTCGCGGTCATCGACCGCTGGGAATACGGCCGTCGACTCATCGAGGCCGCCGATGACGCCGGCGTCGAGTTCCACTACGACACCGTGATCGGGGACGTGCTCCAGGACGAGGACGGTCGCGTGACCGGCCTCCGCGGAAAGCGCCGCGGGGACGCGATCGACTTCGCGGCGGACGTCGTGATCGACGGGGCGGGGTCGCTCTCGCTGTTGCAGGACAAGGCCGACTTCTCGGGGACGACCTTCGACACGAACGTCCGGTACTCGCAGTTCTGCTCGGCCTACCGCGAGATCGTGGAGGTCCCCGAGCCGGTCGAGTGGGACGACGCGTTGGTGTTCAAGCCGACCGAGCGCGCGGCCGGCTACCTCTGGTACTTCCCGCGGACCGACACCGAGATCAACGCCGGCCTCGGCTTCCAGATGAACGAGGAGCCGATGAAGCTCGTCGAGTCGCTGAAACGCGACCTCCGGAACCGCCCCGAGTTCGCGGGCGCGACCGTCACCGACAAGCTCGGCGCCGCGCTTCCGACCCGCCGCCCGTACGACTCCGCGGTCGCGCCGGGATACATGGCGGTCGGCGACGCCGCCGGCCACGTCAACCCCACGACCGGCGGCGGGATCGCCGGCGCGGCCTACGCCGGCAAGTACGCGGGCGAGCAGGCCGTCGAAGCGATCGGCGACGGCGACGTGAGCGAGGACGCACTCTGGCGGTACAACGAGCGCGTGATGGACCACTTCGGCGGCCGGTACGCCGGCCTCGACGTCTACAACATCCTCTCGACCGCGGTGGACATCGACGACCTGATGGGGCTGCTGGCCGCACTCCCCGGCGAGAACCTCGCGGAGGCGCTGTACGAGGGGTCGACGTCGATGTCCTTCGGGCTCAAGCTGAAATGTGCGATAAAGAGCTTCGGCTACTGGGGCACGATCTGGAACTTCTACGAGACCAAGCAGCTCGCGGACGAGCTGCTCGACCACTACGGCGAGTATCCCGGCTCGCCCGCGGCGATGGGGTCGTGGACCACGGACCGCGACCGGATCCTCGACCGCATCTACGAGACCACCGGCGCCGAGGCGAAGTACTAA